Proteins encoded together in one Acipenser ruthenus chromosome 40, fAciRut3.2 maternal haplotype, whole genome shotgun sequence window:
- the LOC131708067 gene encoding tubulin-specific chaperone cofactor E-like protein isoform X1 — protein sequence MSVWLFYACGSTDGEPQWDFKMEQVGGRSFMEVLSEKYSPENFPYRRGPGMGIVVPAGPQGSPMKDRLNLPSILVLNSCCITSAGDEGEIAAFCAHVCELDLSDNKLEDWHEISKIVSSIPHLYFLNLTTNPLSQAVLDPSCSKALVRVRRLVLNNTKVSWETLHTLLAEMPQLEQLFLCLNGYDTVSHSSVRCSSLRLLHITDNNLQDWSEVCKVGAMFPCLDTLVMANNHLSSIGGSEETLSRLFPCLHHINLHNSGLNSWGDIEKLNLFPKLDEVRLKGIPLLQNYTNTERRNLIIARLPSVTMLNGSDVTDGEREDAERFFIRHYLDFPEEELPCRYHELVTKYGKLAPLAEVDLRPRCHAKVEVRCEGKMEIVSIRLDQTVSGLKKRLRSVVQLSPNSMRLYYIDKDLSCPFGPEEMKYSTRALHSYSIKDGDEILVVPKSRPQSTPPAPSSSSSSSTPLSPSL from the exons ATGAGTGTTTGGCTTTTTTACGCCTGCGGCTCCACAGACGGGGAGCCTCAGTGGGACTTTAAGATGGAGCAGGTTGGCGGGCGCAGTTTCATGGAGGTCCTCAGCGAGAAGTACAGCCCTGAGAACTTCCCTTACCGCCGGGGGCCTGGCATGGGGATCGTAGTGCCAGCCGGCCCGCAGGGCTCGCCCATGAAAG ACCGCCTCAACCTGCCCAGCATCCTGGTTCTGAACAGCTGCTGCATTACCAGTGCGGGGGACGAGGGAGAGATTGCTGCGTTCTGCGCACACGTGTGTGAGCTCGACCTGTCTGACAACAAGCTGGAGGACTGGCACGAG ATCAGTAAGATAGTGTCAAGCATCCCTCATCTGTATTTCCTGAACCTCACTACTAACCCGCTGAGCCAGGCCGTGCTGGACCCCAGCTGCTCCAAGGCGCTGGTCAGGGTGCGTCGCCTCGTCCTGAACAACACCAAAGTGTCATGGGAGACCCTCCACACCCTCCTCGCAGAGATGCCACA gcTGGAGCAGCTGTTCTTGTGCCTTAACGGGTATGACACTGTGTCCCACTCGTCCGTGCGGTGCTCCTCTCTGCGGCTGCTGCACATCACCGACAACAACCTGCAGGACTGGAGTGAGGTGTGCAAGGTCGGGGCCATGTTCCCTTGCCTGGACACCCTCGTCATGGCCAACAACCACCTGAGCAGCATCGGGGGCTCAGAGGAGACCCTGAGCAGGCTCTTCCCCTGCCTGCACCACATCAATCTTCACAACTCAG GTCTGAATAGCTGGGGGGATATTGAGAAGCTGAACTTGTTTCCCAAGCTGGACGAGGTGCGTCTGAAGGGCATCCCCTTGTTACAGAACTACACCAACACCGAGCGCAGGAACCTCATCATTGCACG GCTGCCCTCGGTGACCATGCTAAACGGCAGCGACGTGACGGATGGGGAGCGGGAGGACGCCGAGAGATTCTTCATTCGGCATTACCTGGATTTCccagaggaggagctgccgtgcAG ATACCATGAATTGGTGACCAAGTACGGGAAGCTGGCGCCCCTAGCAGAGGTCGACCTTCGACCCCGCTGCCACGCAAAGGTGGAGGTCCGCTGCGAGGGCAAAATGGAGATTGTGAGCATCCGGCTGGACCAGACTGTGTCAGGGCTGAAGAAACGGCTGCGGAGCGTGGTGCAGCTGTCCCCCAACAGCATGCGGCTCTACTACATAGACAAGGACCTGTCCTGCCCCTTTGGCCCAGAGGAAATGAAGTACAGCACGCGGGCCCTGCACTCCTACAGCATCAAAGACGGAGACGAGATTCTCGTGGTGCCCAAGTCCAGACCACAGTCCACCCCCCCTGCACCCTCCTCTTCCagctcctcctccacccctctGTCTCCCAGCCTCTAA
- the LOC131708067 gene encoding tubulin-specific chaperone cofactor E-like protein isoform X2, which produces MEQVGGRSFMEVLSEKYSPENFPYRRGPGMGIVVPAGPQGSPMKDRLNLPSILVLNSCCITSAGDEGEIAAFCAHVCELDLSDNKLEDWHEISKIVSSIPHLYFLNLTTNPLSQAVLDPSCSKALVRVRRLVLNNTKVSWETLHTLLAEMPQLEQLFLCLNGYDTVSHSSVRCSSLRLLHITDNNLQDWSEVCKVGAMFPCLDTLVMANNHLSSIGGSEETLSRLFPCLHHINLHNSGLNSWGDIEKLNLFPKLDEVRLKGIPLLQNYTNTERRNLIIARLPSVTMLNGSDVTDGEREDAERFFIRHYLDFPEEELPCRYHELVTKYGKLAPLAEVDLRPRCHAKVEVRCEGKMEIVSIRLDQTVSGLKKRLRSVVQLSPNSMRLYYIDKDLSCPFGPEEMKYSTRALHSYSIKDGDEILVVPKSRPQSTPPAPSSSSSSSTPLSPSL; this is translated from the exons ATGGAGCAGGTTGGCGGGCGCAGTTTCATGGAGGTCCTCAGCGAGAAGTACAGCCCTGAGAACTTCCCTTACCGCCGGGGGCCTGGCATGGGGATCGTAGTGCCAGCCGGCCCGCAGGGCTCGCCCATGAAAG ACCGCCTCAACCTGCCCAGCATCCTGGTTCTGAACAGCTGCTGCATTACCAGTGCGGGGGACGAGGGAGAGATTGCTGCGTTCTGCGCACACGTGTGTGAGCTCGACCTGTCTGACAACAAGCTGGAGGACTGGCACGAG ATCAGTAAGATAGTGTCAAGCATCCCTCATCTGTATTTCCTGAACCTCACTACTAACCCGCTGAGCCAGGCCGTGCTGGACCCCAGCTGCTCCAAGGCGCTGGTCAGGGTGCGTCGCCTCGTCCTGAACAACACCAAAGTGTCATGGGAGACCCTCCACACCCTCCTCGCAGAGATGCCACA gcTGGAGCAGCTGTTCTTGTGCCTTAACGGGTATGACACTGTGTCCCACTCGTCCGTGCGGTGCTCCTCTCTGCGGCTGCTGCACATCACCGACAACAACCTGCAGGACTGGAGTGAGGTGTGCAAGGTCGGGGCCATGTTCCCTTGCCTGGACACCCTCGTCATGGCCAACAACCACCTGAGCAGCATCGGGGGCTCAGAGGAGACCCTGAGCAGGCTCTTCCCCTGCCTGCACCACATCAATCTTCACAACTCAG GTCTGAATAGCTGGGGGGATATTGAGAAGCTGAACTTGTTTCCCAAGCTGGACGAGGTGCGTCTGAAGGGCATCCCCTTGTTACAGAACTACACCAACACCGAGCGCAGGAACCTCATCATTGCACG GCTGCCCTCGGTGACCATGCTAAACGGCAGCGACGTGACGGATGGGGAGCGGGAGGACGCCGAGAGATTCTTCATTCGGCATTACCTGGATTTCccagaggaggagctgccgtgcAG ATACCATGAATTGGTGACCAAGTACGGGAAGCTGGCGCCCCTAGCAGAGGTCGACCTTCGACCCCGCTGCCACGCAAAGGTGGAGGTCCGCTGCGAGGGCAAAATGGAGATTGTGAGCATCCGGCTGGACCAGACTGTGTCAGGGCTGAAGAAACGGCTGCGGAGCGTGGTGCAGCTGTCCCCCAACAGCATGCGGCTCTACTACATAGACAAGGACCTGTCCTGCCCCTTTGGCCCAGAGGAAATGAAGTACAGCACGCGGGCCCTGCACTCCTACAGCATCAAAGACGGAGACGAGATTCTCGTGGTGCCCAAGTCCAGACCACAGTCCACCCCCCCTGCACCCTCCTCTTCCagctcctcctccacccctctGTCTCCCAGCCTCTAA
- the LOC131708068 gene encoding alpha-tectorin-like, giving the protein MLCPLSLSAVLSLDILYPFGLAFRDSETPKMDDGSSVEVPLLIQFIFFNMPYRSIFVNNNGVISFNVQVSQFTPEAFPLTDSRSFIAPFWADVHNGIRGDVYYRESTDPDILQRATLDIRRYYKNSFSASWVFIATWHRVTFYGGSQSTPVNTFQAVLISNGTAFFAMFNYGDISWTTGTASGGDPLTGLGGTAAQSGFNGGDVNHFFNLPGSRSNEIVNIELTTNVNQPGRWLFRIDGEQIDPANGCSLNGRFYRRGEVFWLSDRCTQKCRCMDLENEIVCREQTCGQLETCDLTEGAYSCQPTRTSTCVVFGDPHYHTFDGFLYHFQGTCTYLLARPCFDTPGQPYFSVEAKNENRVGTSVSWLHDVRVEVYSHHITLLKGSPGQVQVDGLLNTLPVQLQLGAVRIYQSGLAVAVETDFGLLVTYDGQHYASISLPSSYFNNTCGLCGNYNDDPGDDPSLPDGTLAESVAQLGGGWQVDDTDWRCTDGCAENCSLCDPATEAFYIRPDYCGLINKTDGPFRDCRAVVDPTAFVYSCVYDMCSNRDNITTLCQAIQAYAVACQALGVTIRAWRSRTFCALSCPESSHYQVCTSSCPRSCSDLTSHLYCAHPCTEGCECAEGYVLSGNQCVRLEDCGCEQGGLYYPRNESFWTGRDCTRRCVCGEEGALSCFNDSCAEGEVCSAQYGPLGCYLRREGVCVLAQTQILSTFDGAALSFPDENSYYLLKLCGPGAHNLTSVEVKIGRKMMNKGPSWLKPVIVRLAGQEVQLGGSDFEKVKVNGDLVPLPYVHPRDSLLIYRAPGNVTVLESTGLMKVSYSRQGLLNITLSTAFYNSTCGLCGFFNGNATDELRLPSGKLTDSGELFTDSWRAIADDLTCNGDCDDLYRMCVDLRLYQSSWLCGNINDPTNSSFLGCHAAVNPSPFFRNCLYNMCVRSGNRSALCSSLQDYASACQDAQITLEPWRSATGCPLPCPENSHFEECTSACPATCTSLEPVGECPLPCSEGCQCDEGFALKEGQCIPKSDCGCQSAGRQLATNETFWVDWECLEQCYCNGTDNTVYCESAPCRLEEYCLEDSGLYFCQPRSDAVCIAAGYGHFLPFVSEPFDLQSSCTLHLATTQCGGAVSGAEREGAEGESLPQFRLSVRSEDRDTGQATWVKEFMLEVYSYEISVSRNYKHTVTVNKERLYLPLKLGPGKVNIFTFGLHLVVETDFGLKVVFDWKTFLSLSLPRDLYNSTCGLCVGLPPGPPAITPNELGMAWAERDTFCRVGCGGACPRCGGSEEAAGESNINNNGAGDNNGAGDNLNRKNKNGGPGAQALRLCDLIPDRAGDFARCHSKVAPAYFYQSCMQDACVDQGAMTTVCNWLQIYASTCQTQGIPVTGWRNATPCALTCPSNSHYESCMSVCQPQCAPARGSRDCNHYCMEGCQCDEGFVINGNSCILSQNCGCYTDGKYYEPKQLFWNSDCSKRCQCIGRNLIQCDPRRCKSEEECALRNGVRGCFSRRSQHCIASGGGVFRTFDGAFLRFPAACSFILSTICHKLPELSFQLIANFDKWSYPNLTVISHAYLYINEEKILISGNTVKVNGTPVSVPFVTGLQTRVSSSEGFLVIDTIQDIQIHYNRFNVLRITMGERLQNKVCGLCGNYNGDPTDDYITSRGKPAVSSLELAQSWKTNGMQNSCDEMQYVSLAQTCDNTQIGRLQGDEHCLKLTRMKGFFQPCHGLLDPVPFYESCYLDGCYNERKVQVCGSLAAYAEACRSFGTLSTKWIIQENCSEWIYDPCIGEVCSNNTCEQDNGGDLCGCPELQDSGNGEDDLIQAEVTCKHSQMEVFISKCKLFQLGFEREDVRINDHQCSSIEGEDFISFQINNTKGHCGSIVQSNGTHIMYKNTVWIESINNTGSVITRDKTINVEFACAYELDIKISLETMVKPMLSVINLTLPTQEGSFITKMALYKNSSYRLPYREGEVVLTTRDILYVGVFVEGADQRQLILIVNMCWATPSRDSSDRLRYIFIERGCPNIKDNTIGMAENGMSLTCRFHVTVFKFIGDYDEVHLHCDVSLCDSERYGCKVNCPHSTRMYSDSENQHREQILSVGPIRRKELDWCEDNNGGCEQICTSTFTGPVCSCITGTLQRDGKSCRASSSSSQPQSLPFMLVLCQLAGWLLVHTQTTKV; this is encoded by the exons ATGCTttgtcctctctccctctctgcagtCCTGTCCCTTGATATCCTGTACCCCTTTGGTTTGGCGTTCAGAGACTCTGAGACCCCTAAGATGGATGACGGGAGCTCTGTAGAAGTCCCCCTGCTCATCCAGTTCATCTTCTTCAACATGCCTTACCGCTCCATCTTC GTGAACAACAACGGCGTGATCTCGTTCAACGTGCAGGTGAGCCAGTTCACCCCCGAGGCATTCCCCCTGACAGACAGCCGCTCCTTCATCGCCCCCTTCTGGGCGGACGTGCACAACGGGATCCGCGGCGACGTGTACTACCGCGAGAGCACCGACCCTGACATCCTGCAGAGGGCGACGCTCGACATCCGGAGGTACTACAAGAACTCCTTCAGCGCCAGCTGGGTCTTCATCGCCACCTGGCACCGGGTCACCTTCTATGGGGGCAGCCAGAGCACGCCG GTGAACACCTTTCAGGCTGTGCTGATCTCAAACGGGACCGCCTTCTTTGCCATGTTCAACTACGGGGATATCTCCTGGACCACCGGCACTGCCAGCGGGGGCGACCCCCTCACTGGACTCGGGGGCACTGCAGCACAG TCAGGTTTCAACGGCGGGGACGTCAATCACTTCTTCAACCTGCCGGGCTCGCGCTCCAACGAGATCGTCAACATCGAGCTGACCACCAACGTGAACCAGCCGGGCCGCTGGCTCTTCAGGATCGACGGGGAGCAGATCGACCCTGCCAACGGCTGCAGTCTGAACG ggcGTTTCTACCGCCGCGGCGAGGTGTTCTGGCTCTCAGACCGCTGCACTCAGAAGTGCCGCTGCATGGATCTGGAGAACGAGATTGTGTGCCGGGAGCAGACGTGCGGACAGCTGGAGACCTGCGACCTGACTGAAGGGGCCTACAGCTGCCAGCCCACCCGCACCAGCACCTGCGTGGTCTTCGGAGACCCCCACTACCACACCTTCGACGGCTTCCTCTACCACTTCCAGGGAACCTGCACCTACCTGCTGGCCCGGCCCTGCTTCGACACCCCTGGCCAGCCCTACTTCAGCGTGGAGGCCAAGAACGAGAACCGTGTGGGAACATCTGTGTCCTGGCTGCACGATGTCCGAGTCGAGGTCTACAGCCACCACATCACCCTCCTCAAGGGCAGCCCGGGACAGGTGCAG GTGGACGGGCTGCTGAACACCCTGCCCGTGCAGCTGCAGCTGGGGGCCGTGAGGATCTACCAGAGCGGGTTGGCGGTCGCCGTGGAGACGGACTTCGGGCTGCTGGTCACCTACGACGGGCAGCACTACGCCTCCATCTCTCTGCCCAGCTCCTACTTCAACAACACCTGCGGGCTGTGCGGCAACTACAACGACGACCCAGGCGACGACCCCTCGCTGCCCGATGGCACGCTGGCGGAGAGCGTGGCGCAGCTGGGAGGGGGCTGGCAGGTGGACGACACAGACTGGCGCTGCACGGACGGCTGCGCGGAGAACTGCAGCCTGTGTGACCCGGCCACCGAGGCCTTCTACATCCGCCCTGACTACTGCGGCCTCATCAACAAGACAGACGGGCCCTTCCGGGACTGCCGGGCTGTGGTCGACCCCACCGCATTCGTCTACAGCTGCGTCTACGACATGTGCAGCAACCGCGACAACATCACCACGCTGTGCCAGGCGATCCAGGCCTACGCTGTCGCCTGCCAGGCCCTGGGGGTCACCATCCGCGCCTGGAGGTCACGCACCTTCTGCG CTCTGTCCTGCCCGGAGTCCAGCCACTACCAGGTGTGTACCAGCAGCTGCCCCCGTTCCTGCTCGGACCTCACCTCCCACCTGTACTGCGCTCACCCCTGCACGGAGGGCTGTGAATGCGCCGAGGGCTACGTTCTGAGTGGGAATCAGTGCGTGAGACTGGAGGACTGCGGCTGCGAGCAGGGCGGGCTCTACTACCCCCGCAACGAGTCCTTCTGGACCGGTCGGGACTGCACGCGCCGCTGCGTGTGCGGGGAGGAGGGCGCCCTGTCCTGCTTCAACGACTCCTGCGCTGAGGGGGAGGTGTGCTCTGCGCAGTACGGGCCGCTGGGCTGCTATCTCAGGCGTGAGGGAGTGTGTGTGCTGGCTCAGACCCAGATTCTGTCCACCTTCGATGGGGCAGCCCTCTCCTTCCCAGATGAGAACTCCTACTACCTGCTGAAGCTGTGCGGCCCCGGAGCGCACAACCTGACCTCCGTGGAGGTCAAGATCGGCCGCAAGATGATGAACAAGGGCCCCTCTTGGCTCAAGCCTGTCATTGTGAGGCTGGCTGGACAAGAGGTGCAGCTGGGAGGCTCCGACTTTGAGAAGGTCAAG GTGAATGGAGACCTGGTCCCTCTGCCCTACGTGCACCCCCGAGATTCTCTCCTGATCTACCGCGCTCCAGGCAACGTGACAGTGCTGGAGTCCACTGGGCTGATGAAGGTGAGCTACTCGCGTCAGGGGCTGCTCAACATTACGCTGTCCACCGCCTTCTACAACTCCACCTGTGGTCTCTGCGGCTTCTTCAACGGCAACGCCACGGATGAGCTGCGGCTGCCCAGCGGCAAGCTGACCGACAGCGGGGAGCTGTTCACGGACAGCTGGAGGGCCATCGCCGACGACCTCACCTGCAACGGGGACTGCGACGATCTGTACCGCATGTGCGTGGACCTGCGACTGTACCAGAGCTCCTGGCTGTGCGGCAACATCAACGACCCAACCAACAGCTCCTTCCTGGGCTGCCACGCAGCCGTCAACCCCTCGCCCTTCTTCCGGAACTGCCTGTACAACATGTGTGTGCGCAGCGGGAACCGCTCAGCCCTCTGCTCCTCCCTGCAGGACTACGCCTCCGCTTGCCAGGACGCTCAGATCACACTGGAGCCCTGGAGGAGCGCCACCGGCTGCC CTCTCCCGTGTCCTGAAAACAGTCACTTCGAGGAGTGTACCAGCGCCTGCCCAGCCACCTGCACCAGCCTGGAGCCTGTGGGCGAGTGCCCGCTGCCCTGTTCTGAGGGCTGCCAGTGTGACGAAGGCTTTGCCCTGAAGGAGGGTCAGTGCATCCCTAAGAGTGACTGCGGCTGCCAGTCCGCCGGGCGCCAGCTGGCCACCAACGAGACCTTCTGGGTGGACTGGGAGTGCCTGGAGCAGTGCTACTGCAATGGTACCGACAACACCGTCTACTGTGAGAGCGCCCCCTGCAGGCTGGAGGAGTACTGCCTGGAGGACAGCGGGCTCTACTTCTGCCAGCCGCGCAGTGACGCGGTGTGCATCGCCGCGGGTTACGGCCACTTCCTGCCCTTCGTCAGCGAGCCCTTTGACCTCCAGAGCAGCTGCACGCTTCACCTGGCAACGACGCAGTGCGGGGGGGCTGTGAGCGGGGCGGAGAGGGAGGGGGCAGAGGGGGAAAGCCTGCCCCAGTTTCGACTGTCAGTGCGGAGCGAGGATCGGGATACTGGCCAGGCCACCTGGGTCAAAGAGTTTATGTTGGAGGTGTACAGCTACGAGATATCGGTGTCCAGGAATTACAAGCACACAGTCACG GTGAACAAGGAGCGCCTGTACCTGCCTCTGAAGCTGGGCCCGGGGAAGGTGAACATCTTCACCTTCGGGCTGCACCTGGTGGTGGAGACGGACTTCGGCCTCAAGGTGGTCTTCGACTGGAAGACCTTCCTATCCCTAAGTCTGCCACGGGACCTCTACAACTCCACCTGCGGACTGTGCGTGGGTCTGCCCCCAGGCCCCCCCGCCATCACCCCCAACGAGTTGGGCATGGCCTGGGCGGAGCGGGACACATTCTGCAGGGTGGGGTGCGGGGGCGCCTGCCCTCGCTGTGGGGGTAGCGAGGAGGCGGCTGGGGAGAGCAACATTAATAATAACGGGGCGGGGGACAACAATGGTGCAGGGGACAATCTCAACAGGAAGAATAAGAACGGGGGCCCGGGGGCCCAGGCGCTGCGGCTCTGTGATTTGATCCCGGACCGCGCAGGTGACTTTGCCCGCTGTCACAGCAAGGTGGCGCCTGCCTATTTCTACCAGAGCTGCATGCAGGATGCCTGCGTGGACCAGGGTGCCATGACCACGGTGTGTAACTGGCTGCAGATCTACGCCAGCACCTGCCAGACACAAGGCATCCCTGTCACTGGCTGGAGGAACGCCACACCCTGCG CCCTGACCTGCCCTTCAAACAGTCACTATGAGAGCTGCATGTCGGTGTGCCAGCCTCAGTGTGCCCCGGCCCGTGGGAGCAGGGACTGTAATCACTACTGCATGGAGGGCTGTCAGTGTGACGAGGGCTTCGTCATCAATGGCAACAGCTGCATCCTGTCTCAGAACTGCGGCTGCTACACCGACGGCAAGTACTACGag CCCAAGCAGCTATTCTGGAACAGCGACTGCTCCAAGCGCTGCCAGTGCATCGGCCGCAACCTGATCCAGTGTGACCCGCGGCGCTGCAAGTCGGAGGAGGAGTGCGCCCTGAGAAACGGGGTGCGGGGCTGCTTCAGCAGACGCAGCCAGCACTGCATCGCCTCGGGAGGGGGGGTGTTCCGCACCTTCGACGGGGCCTTCCTGCGCTTTCCTGCCGCCTGCTCCTTCATCCTCTCCACCATCTGTCACAAGCTGCCCGAGCTCTCCTTCCAGCTCATCGCCAACTTCGACAAGTGGTCCTACCCCAACCTGACTGTCATCTCCCACGCCTATCTGTACATCAACGAGGAGAAGATCCTCATCTCTGGGAACACAGTCAAG GTGAACGGGACCCCTGTGTCGGTCCCCTTCGTGACGGGGCTCCAGACCAGGGTCTCCAGCTCCGAGGGCTTCCTGGTCATCGACACCATCCAGGACATCCAGATCCACTACAACCGCTTCAACGTGCTGCGCATCACCATGGGGGAGCGGCTGCAGAACAAGGTGTGCGGGCTCTGTGGGAACTACAACGGGGATCCGACCGACGACTACATCACCTCCCGGGGCAAGCCGGCCGTCAGCAGCCTGGAGCTCGCGCAGAGCTGGAAGACCAACGGCATGCAGAACAG CTGTGACGAGATGCAGTACGTTTCTCTGGCTCAGACGTGTGATAACACTCAGATCGGGAGGCTGCAGGGGGACGAGCACTGCCTGAAGCTGACTCGCATGAAGGGCTTCTTCCAGCCCTGCCACGGCCTGCTGGACCCCGTGCCCTTCTACGAGTCCTGCTACCTGGACGGCTGCTACAACGAGCGCAAGGTGCAGGTGTGCGGCTCGCTGGCTGCCTACGCTGAGGCCTGCCGCTCCTTCGGGACGCTCAGCACCAAGTGGATCATCCAGGAGAACTGCT CAGAATGGATCTACGACCCCTGCATTGGGGAGGTGTGCAGCAACAACACCTGCGAACAGGACAATGGAGGGGACCTGTGCGGCTGCCCGGAGCTGCAGGACAGTGGGAACG GCGAGGATGACCTCATCCAGGCGGAGGTCACCTGTAAGCACTCTCAGATGGAGGTGTTCATCTCCAAGTGCAAGCTGTTCCAGCTGGGCTTCGAGAGGGAGGACGTGCGCATCAATGACCACCAGTGCAGCAGCATCGAGGGAGAAGACTTCATCTCCTTCCAGATCAACAACACCAAGGGTCACTGCGGCTCCATCGTGCAG TCCAACGGCACTCACATCATGTACAAGAACACGGTGTGGATCGAGAGCATCAACAACACAGGCAGCGTCATCACGAGGGACAAAACCATCAACGTGGAGTTCGCGTGTGCCTACGAGCTGGACATCAAGATCTCCCTGGAGACCATGGTCAAGCCCATGCTGAG CGTGATCAACCTGACCCTCCCCACTCAAGAGGGCAGCTTCATCACCAAGATGGCGCTGTACAAAAACTCCTCGTACCGGCTGCCCTACCGCGAGGGGGAGGTGGTGCTGACCACGCGGGACATCCTGTACGTGGGGGTCTTCGTGGAGGGGGCCGACCAGCGCCAGCTCATCCTCATCGTCAATATGTGCTGGGCCACGCCGTCCCGGGACAGCAGCGACCGGCTGAGATACATCTTCATAGAGAGGGG ctGCCCCAACATCAAGGACAACACGATTGGGATGGCGGAGAATGGTATGTCTCTCACCTGCCGCTTCCACGTCACCGTCTTCAAGTTCATCGGGGACTACGACGAGGTGCACCTGCACTGCGACGTCTCCCTCTGCGACTCCGAGCGCTACGGCTGCAAAGTG AACTGCCCTCACAGCACCAGGATGTACTCCGATTCCGAGAACCAGCACAGGGAGCAGATCCTGTCCGTGGGGCCCATCAGGAGGAAAG AGTTGGACTGGTGCGAGGATAACAACGGGGGTTGTGAGCAGATTTGCACGAGTACATTCACGGGCCCCGTCTGCAGCTGCATCACCGGGACACTGCAAAGGGATGGCAAGAGCTGTCGAG CCTCCAGCTCGTCCAGCCAGCCCCAGTCCCTCCCCTTCATGCTGGTGCTCTGTCAGCTAGCAGGGTGGCTGCTGGTCCACACCCAGACCACCAAGGTATAA